The Desulfitobacterium chlororespirans DSM 11544 sequence GGCCAACTGGCTGGCCACCCGGGCGGAATACCATCTCCAGCTCCGTCCCGGCACCGACGCTGCTTTAGCCCTGGCACTGCTCCACGCTGTCATCAAAACCGGTCAATACGACAAGGAATTTGTGGAGAAATGGTGTTATGGCTTTGAGGAGCTGGCGGAGAGAGCCAACCAGTATCCTCCGGAATGGGCCGAGGAGATCACCGGTGTGGCGGCGGCAGATATTTACGCCGTAGCCCAGTGCCTGGTGGAGAAACCTTCTAGTGCCTGCATCGGTCTGGCTATCGACCAAAACCCCAATTGCATCCAGATCGGACATGCTCTCTACAGTATTTTCGCCATTACCGGCAACCTGGATATTCCCGGCGGTTTGTTTATGGGGCAGCCCACCTTTTTTGCCGGGGATGTGAACAACGATGCCAGTCAGGAGACTGCCGAAGCAGAAGAAGAGTTTGAAGGGATCGGCTACAAAGAATTTCCCGCTATCCCCATGATCGTCAATACCACTCATCCCGACTGCACCCTGGATACTTTGGAGACCGGCAGACCCTATCCGATCAAGTTTGCTTTTATCCAAAGCACTAACTTCCTGGCTTCCTCGATTGTAGTTCAGCCCAAGCGGTGGTATGAGGCCATGCGCAAACTGGACTTTATTGTAGCGTCCGATATTTTCATGAATCCGACCATTGCCGGTCTGGCGGATCTAGTGCTGCCTATCTCCACTTCCCTGGAACACGACGGCATCGTTATGAACAGCATGGCTTCCCAGCCCGGCCAGTACGGCGCCCTGGTCAAAATCATCGAGGATTTTGGGGAAACCAAAAGCGATCTGGAAATCCTCCTGGATCTGCATCACCGCCTGCATCCGGACAGCCAAGACCCCAGATGGAAGGATACGGACAGCTATCTCAGCCATGATATGGCCCCCGTGCCCGGCGTGGATGTCTCCTTTCCTGAACTGAAGGAACGGGTCATTGCCCAATATGAGCTGGAATACCGCAAATATGAAAAAGGCCTGCTGCGTCCCGACGGTCAGCCGGGGGTCAATACCCCCACCGGCCTGATTGAACTGTACAGCACCATGCTGGAGGCCCTGGGTGAGGACCCCCTTCCCTATTATATGGAGCCTAAGTTCAGTGCCGCTTCCAGGCCGGATCTAGCTGAGGACTATCCCATGATCATGACGACCGGTGCCCGGCGCTTTACCTCCTTTCACTCTGAGCACCGCCAGATCAAGACTCTGCGGGAAATTCACCCCTGGCCCACGGCGGAGATCCATCCCAAAACCGCTGCTGCCAAAGGAATCAGCGAAGGCTCCTGGATCTATGTGGAAAACCCCTGGAACAAGGCCAAGCTGTATGCCCACCTAACCCCTATCGTCAAAGAAAATGTGGTCTCCATCGATCATGGCTGGTGGTATCCGGAAAGAGGTGCGGAAAAAATGTTTGATGTCTGGGAATGCAATATTAACAACCTCATCCCCAATAAAGAAAACGGCAAACTGGGTTTCGGCACCCACTTCAAGAGCATGCCCTGCACTATCTACCGGGCTGATTAAGGAAAGGAGAGGGAGATTGACCATTGATTATCATCGGCGAAAAAATTAATGGCACTATTCCCAGCGTCAAGCAGGCCATTGCGGCAAAAAATAAGGAATTTATCCATGATCTTGCCCTGAAGCAAGGACAGGCCGGCGCAGCTTATCTTGATGTGTGTGCGGGCACTGCTCCCGAACTTGAAGCGGAAACACTGGCCTGGCTGATCGACATTGTCCAGCAGGCAACCGATACCCCTATTTCTATTGACAGCCCTAACCCCCATGCCATTGCAGCGGTTTTTAACTGCGTTAAGCGTCCGGGGCTGATCAACTCAGTGTCTCTGGAGGGAGATAAATGCGAGGTCATTTTTCCCTTGATTGAAGGGACGCCATGGCAGGTCGTGGCGTTAACCTGTGATAACGACGGCATCCCTAAAGATGTCCTCAGCCGGGTAAGGATCGCCGTAGCCATGGTTGAAAAAGCTCAGGCTTATGCTATCACCCCGGACAGAATTCATATCGACCCCTTGGTGACCGCCTTGCCGGCGGACAATCAGTCCCTGTTAAACTTCGCGGCGGCAGCCCGGCAAGTCAGGGAGCTTTACCCGGATATTAACGTAACTTCGGGTCTGAGCAATATTTCCTTTGGGTTGCCTCTCAGGAAAATCATCAACCAAAACTTCCTGGCCCTTGGGATGTTTGCGGGAATGAATTCGGCCATCTTAGATCCTTTAAATAGAGATATTATCGCTACGATCCTGGCTGTGGAGGCCTTGCTGGGACACGATCGCCACTGCCGCAACTATGCCAATGCTTATCGTCAGAACACGATCGGGCCAGTAAAAGGAGCGGCTGATTGAAGGGCCGGTTCTGATTGACATTTTGATGACATTTTGGTGCGTTTGGGAGGGAAATGTATGATTGATTTGCAAAAGTTTACTCAATCGATTGGGGATTTGGATGAAACTACGGTAATCAAGACTCTGCAAGAATTTGTGGCTGCCAACCCCACGGAAGAAGAAGCCCAGGCTCTCGTCATTGCCTGTCAGAAGGGTATGGCCATCGTGGGGGACCTGTATGAACAGAATGAGTATTATGTGGGGGATCTGATCTTTTCAGGGGAGATTTTATCCTCGGCACTGAATATCTTGAAACCCGTTTTAGGAACAGCCAACAGAGCTAAGGCCAGTTCGATTGTCTTAGGCACTGTGGAAGGGGATCTCCATGACATCGGCAAAAATATTTTTAAAGGGATGGCGGAAGCGGCAGGCTTTGAAGTTTATGACTTGGGCATCGATCAGCCGCCCAGTGCTTTTGTCCGGAAGGTCAGTGAGGTTAAACCGGAGATTGTGGGGATGAGCGGTGTTCTGACCCTGGCCTTGGATTCCATGAAGAAGGTCGTGAATGCCCTTGAGCAAGCCGGGTTGCGCAAGGATCTGAAAGTAATCATCGGGGGCAATCCGGTTACGGAGATTGCCTGCAGGCATATTGGCGCCGACGCCTTCACTGTTAATGCGGCGGAAGGGGTAAAGATCTGCAAGGGCTGGACAGAATCACTTTAAAGGGAGATGAGAAAAATGGCACAATACGGACTGTTGATTGACAATGAATACTGCACCGGCTGCCATAGTTGTGAAGTGGCCTGCAAAAATGAAAAAATGCTGCCGTTGGGTCAGTGGGGCATCAAGCTTCTGGAGCTGGGTCCCTGGAAGCTGATGGACGACAAGCATTGGGAACACCGTTACATCCCTGTTCCTACCCAATACTGCGATCTCTGCAAGGACCGGGTGGCCGGCGGGGGGCAGCCTTCCTGCGTGCTGCACTGCCTGGCCAGCGCCATGGAATACGGTCCCCTGGAAGAGCTGACCGCGAAAATGGCCGGTAAAGGCCGCCAGGTCTCGCTCTTCGTTCCTTGAGCAATTATGCTACCCATCACTTGTTGAATGGACCTGAAAGGAGTCGCTTAACATGTCGGACATTAAAACCACCATCAAGACCCTGGGTTTCTGCGGCCCTTGCACCGCTTCCGATCCGGCGGAAATCGATGTGAAAGACGGAAAAATCCTGCGCACACGTCCTTTTCATTATACCGATCATGCTCCCAAGGAGGGACTTAACGCCTGGACGATCAAAGCCCGGGGCAAGGAATTCCGGGCCAAGGAGAAATCGGAAATTTCCCCCTTTGCCCTGGCCTATAAGCAGCGGGTCTATTCCCCCAACCGCATTTTGTACCCGCTGAAACGGGTGGATTTCGACCCCAAGGGGGAAAGAAACATTCAAAACCGGGGCAAATCCAAATATGTGCGGATTTCCTGGGATGAAGCCACCGATATCATTGCCGGGGAAGTGCTGCGCATCAAAGAAAAATACGGCATGAATTCCATCTTCGTTCAATCCGACGGGCATCATGCGGTCAAGACCATCCACGGCCCCCGGGGAACCCAAGGCGCCCTGCTGGATAGTTTAGGGGGTTATACCCTGCAGGCCCGCAACCCGGACAGCTGGGAAGGCTGGTATTGGGGGGCCAAGCATATCTGGGGCCAGGACCCTGTAGGACAGGGCAATCAAAACAATCTGTTTCTGGATGTAGCCCGCCACTCGGATATGGTCCTCTTCTGGGGCTGTGATGTGGTGACTACCCCCTGGGGCTGGGGCGGGCACTTTCCCAGCCGCTACTGCTTCTTCCTCCGGGATATTGGGGTGCGCCAGGTGTATATTTGCCCGGATGTCAACTACGGCTGCGCAGTTCACGGCGATAAGTGGATTCCGATTCTGCCCAACACCGATTCAGCCCTGCAATTAGCTATTGCCCACACCTGGCTTAAGGGGGGTCTTTATGATCAGGAGTATATCGCCACCCACGCCGTAGGCTTTGAATTCTTTGCCGATCAGGTCATGGGACGGGACGACGGCATCGAAAAAACCCCGGAATGGGCGGAAACCGTGTGCGGCGTTCCGGCCCGGACCATTAAGGCCCTGGCCCGTTCCTGGGCCAGACAGAATACGTCCATTGCCCACTGCAACGGCGGCTCCTTTATCCGCTCCACCTATTCCCATGAACCGGCGCGGTTGGAAGTAGCCCTGCTGGGCATGCAGGCCCTGGGCAAACCGGGCCGCAACCAGCTGAAGATGATGGAATACCAGCTGTTCAGCCTGGATTCCCAGATGCCTGCTCCCCGGGCGCAATTCATTCCTGATCTGGTCTCCATTCTCTTCCCCTATGCCGCCGATACCCGGGAATCCTTGGTTACGGAAACCCTGGTCCCGGAAGCCCTGGCCGGGGATTATTCCCGGGAAAACCCCCTGACCTGGTATGGCTGCACCTGTGCGGGAGTTCCCGTGGAAGATCAATTCCGCAAAATTGAGTACCCGGCTCCGGGCTGCGAACGCATCCACATGGTCTGGACCGACTCACCCAAATGGACTTCTTCCTGGAACGGCGGCTTTAAATTTATAGACGCTCTCCACAGCGAGCACATTGAATGTGTGGTGGCTCAGCATATTTGGATGGAAGATGATTGTCTGCTGGCCGATATTATTCTCCCGGTCAATACGAAGTTTGAGGAGTATGATATCAATTGCGACATCACCTCCGGCAATTACAATATGCTGCTCATCGAAGAGCAATCCATCCCTCCTTTGGGTGAGTCCAAGAGCGATTACGAATGCGCCATGGCCGTGGCCGCCAAGCTGGGAGTGCTTCAGGAGCTGACCGGCGGTGAATCCATTGAGGATAAGGTCAAAAAAGGCTTTATGAATTCCGGTGTCCAGGACTATATCAGCTTTGAAGAGTTCAAGGAGCAGAAGTGCTACGTGGTCCCGGCAGCGGCAGACTGGGAAGAGGATGTAGCGGGCTTTTATGCCTTTTACACGGATCCGGAGAGTTTCCCTCTCAGCACGCCCAGCGGCAAGCTGGAGTACTATTCCCAGCGCCTGGCGGAATCCTTCCCCGAGGACACGGAGCGGGGACCCTATCCCAAGTGGATCGAAAAAGGGGAGACCCATCCCGATGAACGCTTAAGTACCCCCAGGTCTGAAAGCTATCCCTTCCTCCTGGTGTCCAACCATCCCCACTGGCGGCTTCATTCCCAAATGGACGACTGTGCCTGGTTCCGGGAGATCAAGACCTGCAAAGTCAAAGGCCCCGACAGCTACGCTTATGAGCCGGT is a genomic window containing:
- a CDS encoding molybdopterin-dependent oxidoreductase; protein product: MATLHWNENAAPAVTELADGTKVYRTNAWSPPGCHGVGCGLRIFVKNGELQKVEGDPDHPITKGRLCVRCLTMKEYFYHPDRIKYPMKRVGQRGENKWERITWDEAYDIIVEKYHDCVEQWGVNSVSVWSGTGREACRYQTPLCLDVFGSKTIVHPNSGWSCLVPRMAVMSWMLGSAYVEYDYANGLPLRYDDPRWEPPKYMLIWGRDPLRCNADGLWGHSMIELMKRGTKLISVDPRANWLATRAEYHLQLRPGTDAALALALLHAVIKTGQYDKEFVEKWCYGFEELAERANQYPPEWAEEITGVAAADIYAVAQCLVEKPSSACIGLAIDQNPNCIQIGHALYSIFAITGNLDIPGGLFMGQPTFFAGDVNNDASQETAEAEEEFEGIGYKEFPAIPMIVNTTHPDCTLDTLETGRPYPIKFAFIQSTNFLASSIVVQPKRWYEAMRKLDFIVASDIFMNPTIAGLADLVLPISTSLEHDGIVMNSMASQPGQYGALVKIIEDFGETKSDLEILLDLHHRLHPDSQDPRWKDTDSYLSHDMAPVPGVDVSFPELKERVIAQYELEYRKYEKGLLRPDGQPGVNTPTGLIELYSTMLEALGEDPLPYYMEPKFSAASRPDLAEDYPMIMTTGARRFTSFHSEHRQIKTLREIHPWPTAEIHPKTAAAKGISEGSWIYVENPWNKAKLYAHLTPIVKENVVSIDHGWWYPERGAEKMFDVWECNINNLIPNKENGKLGFGTHFKSMPCTIYRAD
- a CDS encoding methyltetrahydrofolate cobalamin methyltransferase; the encoded protein is MIIIGEKINGTIPSVKQAIAAKNKEFIHDLALKQGQAGAAYLDVCAGTAPELEAETLAWLIDIVQQATDTPISIDSPNPHAIAAVFNCVKRPGLINSVSLEGDKCEVIFPLIEGTPWQVVALTCDNDGIPKDVLSRVRIAVAMVEKAQAYAITPDRIHIDPLVTALPADNQSLLNFAAAARQVRELYPDINVTSGLSNISFGLPLRKIINQNFLALGMFAGMNSAILDPLNRDIIATILAVEALLGHDRHCRNYANAYRQNTIGPVKGAAD
- a CDS encoding cobalamin B12-binding domain-containing protein, whose translation is MIDLQKFTQSIGDLDETTVIKTLQEFVAANPTEEEAQALVIACQKGMAIVGDLYEQNEYYVGDLIFSGEILSSALNILKPVLGTANRAKASSIVLGTVEGDLHDIGKNIFKGMAEAAGFEVYDLGIDQPPSAFVRKVSEVKPEIVGMSGVLTLALDSMKKVVNALEQAGLRKDLKVIIGGNPVTEIACRHIGADAFTVNAAEGVKICKGWTESL
- a CDS encoding oxidoreductase; this translates as MAQYGLLIDNEYCTGCHSCEVACKNEKMLPLGQWGIKLLELGPWKLMDDKHWEHRYIPVPTQYCDLCKDRVAGGGQPSCVLHCLASAMEYGPLEELTAKMAGKGRQVSLFVP
- a CDS encoding molybdopterin-dependent oxidoreductase, encoding MSDIKTTIKTLGFCGPCTASDPAEIDVKDGKILRTRPFHYTDHAPKEGLNAWTIKARGKEFRAKEKSEISPFALAYKQRVYSPNRILYPLKRVDFDPKGERNIQNRGKSKYVRISWDEATDIIAGEVLRIKEKYGMNSIFVQSDGHHAVKTIHGPRGTQGALLDSLGGYTLQARNPDSWEGWYWGAKHIWGQDPVGQGNQNNLFLDVARHSDMVLFWGCDVVTTPWGWGGHFPSRYCFFLRDIGVRQVYICPDVNYGCAVHGDKWIPILPNTDSALQLAIAHTWLKGGLYDQEYIATHAVGFEFFADQVMGRDDGIEKTPEWAETVCGVPARTIKALARSWARQNTSIAHCNGGSFIRSTYSHEPARLEVALLGMQALGKPGRNQLKMMEYQLFSLDSQMPAPRAQFIPDLVSILFPYAADTRESLVTETLVPEALAGDYSRENPLTWYGCTCAGVPVEDQFRKIEYPAPGCERIHMVWTDSPKWTSSWNGGFKFIDALHSEHIECVVAQHIWMEDDCLLADIILPVNTKFEEYDINCDITSGNYNMLLIEEQSIPPLGESKSDYECAMAVAAKLGVLQELTGGESIEDKVKKGFMNSGVQDYISFEEFKEQKCYVVPAAADWEEDVAGFYAFYTDPESFPLSTPSGKLEYYSQRLAESFPEDTERGPYPKWIEKGETHPDERLSTPRSESYPFLLVSNHPHWRLHSQMDDCAWFREIKTCKVKGPDSYAYEPVWINPVDAQRLNIKEGDIVKLFNEGGWVLGGAYITERIRPQVVLQDHGARIDPIVLGESDRGGSNNLIAPKKITSKNCAGEVTSGYLVGIEKVDVFELARQYPEAFSRKYDPETGVIVDAWLAE